The proteins below come from a single Canis lupus familiaris isolate Mischka breed German Shepherd unplaced genomic scaffold, alternate assembly UU_Cfam_GSD_1.0 chrUn_S1542H1730, whole genome shotgun sequence genomic window:
- the LOC119869207 gene encoding LOW QUALITY PROTEIN: olfactory receptor 6C76-like (The sequence of the model RefSeq protein was modified relative to this genomic sequence to represent the inferred CDS: inserted 1 base in 1 codon; substituted 1 base at 1 genomic stop codon), which produces MNNRTSVTNFILLGLTDNPEIQAVNFLFLFLTYVLSVTGNLTIIILTLLDSHLEAPMYFFLXNFSLEISFTSACNPRFFISIVTGDKSISYNACAAQLFFFVLLGXPVFLLAAMSYDHYAAICKLLHYTTTMSNKICYQLVVSSWVAGFLVIFPPLAMGLQLDFCDSNVIDHFTYDSAPLLQMSCTDTSTLELMSFVLAILTLMSTLMLVILSHSYILRTILKIPSAQQRKKAFSTCSSHMIVVSISYGSCIFMYVKTSAKEGVALTKGVAMLSTSVALMLNPFIYTLRNQQVKEAFKDVVKKILFSKPLI; this is translated from the exons ATGAATAATAGAACATCAGTGACCAACTTCATCCTCCTGGGTCTGACCGATAATCCAGAAATACAGGCTGTAAatttcctctttctatttctcaCCTACGTACTGAGTGTTACTGGAAATCTCACCATCATCATTCTTACCCTGCTGGATTCCCACCTGGAGGCtcccatgtattttttcc tgaatttctcCTTAGAAATTTCATTCACTTCTGCCTGTAATCCTAGATTTTTCATCAGCATCGTAACTGGAGACAAATCTATTTCCTATAATGCTTGTGCAGCTCAGCTATTTTTCTTTGTCCTCCTTGGCTAACCAGTTTTTCTTCTGGCTGCTATGTCCTATGATCATTATGCGGCTATCTGCAAGCTTCTACATTATACAACCACCATGAGTAACAAGATTTGCTACCAGCTTGTAGTCAGCTCTTGGGTGGCTGGTTTCTTGGTAATCTTCCCACCACTAGCCATGGGTCTGCAGTTGGATTTCTGTGACTCCAATGTCATTGACCACTTCACCTATGATTCTGCTCCTTTACTCCAAATGTCTTGCACAGACACAAGTACTCTAGAGCTCATGAGCTTTGTTTTAGCCATACTTACTCTTATGTCCACTTTGATGTTAGTAATTCTCTCCCACTCTTACATCCTTAGAACAATTCTGAAAATCCCTTCAgctcaacaaagaaaaaaggcctTCTCAACCTGCTCCTCCCATATGATAGTTGTCTCTATCTCTTATGGGAGCTGCATCTTCATGTATGTCAAAACATCAGCAAAGGAAGGGGTTGCTTTGACAAAAGGTGTGGCTATGCTCAGTACCTCTGTTGCTCTCATGCTGAATCCATTTATTTACACTTTAAGGAACCAGCAGGTGAAAGAAGCATTTAAGGACGTTGTGAAAAAGATACTTTTCTCAAAACCATTGATCTGA